One region of Aphelocoma coerulescens isolate FSJ_1873_10779 chromosome 12, UR_Acoe_1.0, whole genome shotgun sequence genomic DNA includes:
- the GNAT1 gene encoding guanine nucleotide-binding protein G(t) subunit alpha-1 — MGAGASAEEKHSRELEKKLKEDAEKDARTVKLLLLGAGESGKSTIVKQMKIIHQDGYSLEECLEFIAIIYSNTLQSMLAIVRAMTTLSIQYGDTARQDDARKLLHLSDTIEEGTMPKEMSEIIGRLWKDSGIQACFDRASEYQLNDSAGYYLSDLERLVTPGYVPTEQDVLRSRVKTTGIIETQFSFKDLNFRMFDVGGQRSERKKWIHCFEGVTCIIFIAALSAYDMVLVEDDEVNRMHESLHLFNSICNHRYFATTSIVLFLNKKDVFLEKIKKAHLSICFPDYDGPNTYDDAGNYIKLQFLELNMRRDVKEIYSHMTCATDTENVKFVFDAVTDIIIKENLKDCGLF; from the exons atgggagctggggccAGTGCCGAGGAGAAGCATtccagagagctggagaagaagCTCAAGGAAGATGCTGAGAAGGATGCCAGGACGgtcaagctgctgctgctgg GAGCAGGGGAGTCCGGGAAGAGCACCATCGTCAAGCAGATGAA GATCATTCACCAGGACGGTTACTCGCTGGAGGAATGCCTGGAGTTCATCGCCATCATCTACAGCAACACGCTCCAGTCCATGCTGGCCATCGTGCGGGCCATGACCACCCTCAGCATCCAGTACGGGGACACGGCTCGCCAG GATGATGCCCGTAAGCTGCTGCACCTCTCGGACACCATCGAGGAAGGGACCATGCCCAAGGAGATGTCAGAAATCATCGGGCGGCTCTGGAAGGACTCGGGCATCCAAGCCTGCTTCGACCGCGCCTCCGAGTACCAGCTCAATGACTCTGCGGGCTA CTACCTGTCAGACCTGGAGCGCCTGGTGACCCCCGGCTACGTCCCCACAGAACAGGACGTGCTGCGTTCCCGTGTCAAGACAACCGGCATCATCGAGACCCAGTTCTCCTTCAAAGACCTCAATTTCAG GATGTTCGATGTGGGCGGACAGCGCTCAGAGCGAAAGAAGTGGATCCACTGCTTTGAGGGGGTGACCTGCATCATCTTCATCGCGGCCCTCAGCGCCTATGACATGGTCCTGGTGGAGGATGATGAAGTG AACCGCATGCACGAGAGCCTGCACCTCTTCAACAGCATCTGCAACCACCGCTACTTCGCCACCACCTCCATCGTCCTCTTCCTCAACAAGAAGGACGTCTTCCTGGAGAAGATCAAGAAGGCCCATCTCAGCATCTGCTTCCCCGACTATGACG GTCCCAACACCTACGACGATGCGGGCAACTACATCAAGCTGCAGTTCCTGGAGCTGAACATGCGGCGGGATGTGAAGGAGATCTACTCCCACATGACCTGCGCCACCGATACCGAGAACGTCAAGTTCGTCTTCGACGCCGTCACTGACATCATCATCAAGGAGAACCTCAAGGACTGCGGGCTGTtctga